In Juglans microcarpa x Juglans regia isolate MS1-56 chromosome 1S, Jm3101_v1.0, whole genome shotgun sequence, the genomic stretch gtaaaaataaattgtacaaaTTGAGAGAATAATGGAAACAGATTGCAGCCATGATATATGGTATTTATCCCTTTCAGGGAGCACACTGGCCCATTAGAAAATAGGTTGACAAGTTGAAAATGGTACTTTTGATTAAAGTGACCCTATTTCTGCTCCATTTTTTCTAGTACCTTATCCCAAATCGATTTTGATTTGAATGGGGCACCCAAAGGAAGACCCAAGTATTTAATCCTGAGGGGGAGCTCAGCTGGTCTGGCCTTAGGTTTGCTCTCCATTGGTCACCAGTTCTAGTCCCCTTAGGGCCACTGGAGGTTTACCTGGTCGTTAACTTCAGGACTCCATGCGCAAACTGGCCAGGACACCCAAggttatcaaataaaaaaaaaaaaaaaaaaaaggaagactCAAGTGTTTCATCGGCAGTTGGGATAACTTGCATTCCAAAATGTTAACCATACTCTCCACATTCAGAACATTTCCCACTAAGACTACTTTTGATTTAGCCAAGTTCACCTTCAACCCCAAAgcagcttcaaagcataaaatGAGTGCCCTCAAATCTCGAATTTGATCATGACTGGCGCCACAAAAGATTAGGGTATCATCAGCAAATAGTAGGAGGTGAGATATGTGCAGTGAACCAGTATTTGCCTCCCCCGCTAAGAATCCTGATAAGTACCTGCCCTCCACGACACCTAAAATCATCTTGCTAAAAGCttccattacaaaaacaaagagtAGCAGAGAAAGAGGGTCACCTTGTCGCAAGCCTTGTGAACTTTTAAAAAGCCCTTTGGTGTGCCATTCACAAAGACAGAAAGTATACAGTAGAGGTACATTGTTTGATCCATTTCGAACCGAAGCCACATCTCTCGAGCaatgtatataaaaaatctCCAATTAACTTGTCTTTTAACTTGTCTTTTCATTTTgtgtctttgtttttttttttttttcaagtgataGGTGCGGTTCCACAGTTTGGTTGACAAAACATTTTAGTTGGTTTACAAGTTGATATTACAGAATTGTCTCTCTGGGATACTTACCGATTAATCTCTGTATTCACCCATATACATTTTCCTGGTACTAGTTATTTGTTTCACTTGATATAGAgtaaggcctagtttggatagtgaaagtgttttatcttatctcttctcatctcatcattacaactttcttaaattttcacacaaaatataataaacaattcaactttttcaaatctcaaaataataataatattaaaaaataatgttctaacaatattttattcaactttcaactttaatctaaaactatcttatttcatctcactatctaaaccgcACCTAAGGCTTTGCTTGAAACAGAGAGCAGTGGCAAAAAGCAACAGAACAAGAAACCCACATCTGAAGCCAAAGCTAGGGCCTCAGCTGAGCCAGAAATTTCCATTGCAAGACTTGACATCCGTGTTGGCCTTATTACAAGTGCTCAGAAGCATCCTGATGCTGATTCACTATACGTGGAAGAGATTGATGTTGGTGAAGGACAGACCCGTACTGTTGTTAGTGGACTCGTCAAGTATATACCTCTTGAAGAGATGCAGGTTTTTGTTCATAGCTCTTACAGATCACAATTTGGAATgcgaatttttttgtttttggttgatATATCATCTTCCAGTGTAGTAATGTTCACAATTATGATTCTTTGGCAGAATCGGAAGGTGTGTGTTCTTTGCAACCTGAAGCCAGCTACCATGCGAGGTATAAAATCACAAGCAATGGTTCTTGCTGCATCCAACAGTGACCACACCAAGGTTAGTGAACCCCAAACACCTTTTTCATTACGGTCTGCACCTTATCCGATTATTCCTGCCCTTTGTGACCCCTTGAGGATATGGTCTGATGTTTACCAATATAGAAGGCCGATTGCTAACACTAGAATGTGGATTGGTGTTTCTTACCTCTTTAAACCAGTAGTGCTATTCTCAAGAATCACCATTTCGGGCTTTGCCATTTACCGCTTGTGGCCAAATAGTTGTGAGAGGACatagttttgacttttgagtGATTTTGTGGTGGTTTTGGATGGTGGGTTAAGACACATTTGAACATGATAGCAGTTTTGACGCAAAGGGATTACATTGATTACTGAGCGGTGgtgagatgttttattaaaagccCATGGCTGATGGTAtagaaaatttcaatttcaacGACCGATGGCTTTGAAATTAAAACGTCATTGCAATGCCCAATGTCTAGATGACAAGCTTAGGAACTTACTGTTTGTTTACATAACTAGTTTTAAGCACTGTTGTGGATCCATTTTAACATCTAGatagtttctatatatatatttccttgtGAGTTTGGATCATCCTTGGCGAATTctaatgtgatttattattaggTTGAGTTGGTCGAGCCACCTAAATCTGCTCAAGTTGGAGAAAGAGTTACAATACCGGGGTTTGATGGTGAGCCTGATGATGTCTTAAACCCTAAAAAGAAGGTTTGGGAAACATTGCAAGTGGATCTGCATACGAACACAGAACTAGTGGCCTGCTACAAAGATATTCCTTTCACCACATCAGCTGGTGTTTGCACAGTTTCATCCATTACCGGTGGGTCTATTAGGTAGGTAGATCTCGTGTTGAGGTCTCTTGTTGAATTgttgaaaacaatattttaactataacaaAATTTCTCAGATTTTGAATTGTAAGTTGTTATTGTTTGTcatttatcttcatatattgAACTTCCTCATCCACATGAGAATAGATGTGGAAGAGAGTATATTTTCTTCACGTGGGtttaaaaaacaattgttttgggttttaataTGCATAGACGATggataactttataataatcaTTTTGATGGTTACAAGTCATTGTGTGGTTTATTATTCACGTATATACTACTCAAGAAAACAATACTTCTGCAGCTCATACTACACTTATTGTCTAATATTTACCATGTATACTTGCATAACATCCAATGCATAGGCAAGGAAACTTGTAAAGGCACATACTCCTCCCCCATCCCGACTGCTCGCGATTACAATCCACTGATATCAGAGCATGCTTCCATGTCATGCAAAATCACGCTTGACAACATTGATACAAGGGTAATGATAGGCTTATTACTTTCTACCTTTCCTttactatatttgtttttaaaaaattttttattattattttcttgtacttaataattttaataaaaaattaataaaaataaagaataggaAATGGATGGTAGGaagtagtaagcctatcattatccttGATATAATGCTCTTCTCGTGCGTTCATCGTCATATCTATAGTCCAAAGGACGAGCAAAAACAATGCAGAGTGAAGAGAGAGCAAGACCGCAGAAATTGTGAGAGACTAGAAATGTACTGAATTTGAGAGACATTCATGTCTCTCTGTTTCTAAGCTTGCTTATCGATACGTCAAACACTAATATGTGAAAGCCTTTTACTTTAGCTAGCATTTAGTGTTTGAGATGATTGTCAagacagttattttatattaaaaaaaataatgtagctAATCACATTAATAGGGTGTACAAATAGTATGTAAAAGTGactgtatataatttttatttgaatttttatgacGGGCAGACCAATAATAAATGGTGTACTTACACACAAAATTGTTAGTAACAAAACTCGAATGGGAaaatctctctgtctctccacttcaatttatgttttggctatttacttgaaaattaaaaattgtggTAATAGAGCGCTTCTCAAGTATACAGATCCTTCTGAAAAGGCCCTCGCCGGTTTTCTTGGGATAGAAACCAAAGTGAAAAGAGTTTGCTTatgtagttttttctttttctaaatttatttattattttcatgggTTGGCTCATAATCTGGTCATCTGCAGTTTGCAATAATAAGGTTGTCAGTGAAACTTTAGTCCTGAACCTAGCTGCTAAGGATTTTTGGTGTCACTGCCCATCGTGGTTTCATTATCTATTGGGGGCCCACAAGAATGGTCAAACAACAGTGACTTGTGGAATTTTGGTGTTCATTGTGTTGATGCGGACCAACCGGATTATCTGGGGTTTGTGTTAATTTGGATGACGATGGTAATGGTAGATAATTAGTATAGCCATCTTAGAAAAGACCGTGTTTGAATAGTCTTGATGATGTGGCTTATAAGGGTTGGTGCTAAGGCTCGAGACCATTTTGAAGGGGGAGTTGGATCATAAAAGAAGAGTTTGTTCCTTTGTTTGAAGAACATCCAAACGGACTTACTGTCCCAGGAAGAAAGTACCCTAGTAATTTCATCTTCAATTCACTAGTTTCCTCCCAAATGGCAGAACGCgatttgaaagagagagagctatgGTTTCTTTTAAATATGTCCGACGGGTCTAATGCTGCAGTAAAGTTGCAGCTCTTGTATCTTCTCTGTTGTTCAATTGGGTATTTTGTCAAGAAATAGAATTGCTTTCAGCTCTTCAAAGCATGGAAGTGTGGCTAGTTTCTTCATATTACCTATGATTTGGATAAGCAAAATCTGgttgtacatttaaaaaaaaaaaaagtgagctaAAATCATGTGTTTATCATAGCTCCAAGTTGGTTATTGGGTGTGTTTCCCATCCTAAACTTGGATTCATACCTAGTGTTTTGTCTGTTAATAGAAACACACCTAAAACTCTAAAACTCATACATTTCATTCGAATTGAATAATCACTGACCTGGTCAACACGCACCAGGCTTCCGATCCAACTTGCCTAGCTGGTTCTACCTACCATAATTATTCTAACCGGTCCCCATGTTAGCGAACTTATATCGTCAATCAATATAATCTACCAGTGAGAGATCAAAAAATAAGAATGGtgtaaaaccatttttttttttaaacataatctgAAGTGATACATCTTGTCGAGTCATGAGCACTCAGAAAGATGGAAAAGCATTAGGTCACACAATCCTTACAGCAGAATTCCATGTGTACCGTGTCATGAGCACTCAGAAAGATGGATGTACCCATGAAGAGATCAGATAAATTGCTTCAGAAACTCTGTGGCCACCAGCCTGCCCCTCGTATTCACTGACATTTTAAGTTCGCTTATCTCTTTATCGATATCCTGTAGGGGGGAAGAAACAAATTGGAAACTCAATAAACGTATATACAACAAGAATTCACACTAGGCTCAACCTAGATGTATGCATTTATGTATGCAGGCATGTATGCGAGTTGAATAACAAGAGCACAGCAGCATCaaaaacaaagatttttttaaaaaaacaattgagtGAAAAGAACTTGATAGGAACTGTATTGGAGTCAAGAAGAATTTAGACACACCGGTACATCATGCCCAGcactaattttatcatttatcacGTCCAAATTGCCTGAAATGATCATTTTCACATCTACTAAAATATGACGCCTTGCGGGAGTAGTGCATGAGGCATCATGACCACCGGAGGCTAGATCGAGAACATTCTCTAATTCAATAAAATACTGTAGCACAGGTAAGTAGAGAAACAGATCTAATGTCTTTCCAAACCCTTTGCACCACCACCAGCAAACAACCAAGAGTGCTTCTCTGCAACCAGACTGTTTGAGTAAAATTGTCTTCTCTGTTTTATAACTCATAACACCCGAGTTGGAAGTTAAATTTTACAACTTGCAATACCCTCAACTTCAGTGAGCCACCAGCCTGGCTAATTAATCAGTCTGTCCCTCAATAGAGTTGAATGACTACCAAATTCATGTGGCCAACAGAAATTAGTAACAAAAGTGAGCCTTCTTTGTGAGATGGAGTCTCAACATATTTATTGGCAGTCTACCAACCATCATCTGGGCAATCCATTGGGACTGCATCcagtaaaaatatattcaaagaTGTAGACAAGTTTCATTATAAAAAACCAAGGGACTTGTTATAAGAAAGAGAAGAGTCATAACAGAagtttgtaaaaacaaattcattcagAGAACAACcacaaaagaagaaatttattcaagaaatgCATACCATAGAAGGGAGAACTTATTACCCAAAGAGAAGTTATCTGGAGTAGTTTTATTTAGTTCATACAGTTTCGTTTGCAAAACTACAGAAAAATACATCTttcttatttttggaaaaactaaATATGTGATTGAATATGCAAGGCATATTCCAAGCGAAGAACTTTgatgtaattaattaagtttcATTATTGAGAGTCCGTTGCTATGTGCATAGTCAATTGAGAATTAAAATTCAGACGAACATATCTacttatcaaacaaaaaaaatcaggtGCACACATCCAGCAGAATTGTACTGGTAAGTAAAAAAGTGTATTAAGACCAACTTATAGGGTAAAACAGAATTCTTGCCTCCATGAATTGCACGATAAAATCTATGAGCTTGTGCTTCTGCATGTCCTCATAATGGTAGTTTGTTATCAGAAAGCTAATGTCATAACCCTGTAAATTGAAGCATCAACATATTTAGTTTAATAGAAATGAATGATTTGCATGTCATCAGAAAAGCATCTTAAAACAAGAAGTTATCTTTGAGACTGATACTTCTCATTTATTCATGTGAAGTTCAGAATGCTCAAAACCACTAGGCAAGTGCAAACATAGAAAAGCAAACcaaaaaatttgttaaaatgCCCTTTCATTCAGCAGTAAGGTGGAATATACAGAGTTTGTAGAAACaacgtatgtatgtatgtatgtatgtatgtatccaCATAGAAGTCTTAGTTTGTAGAAAATTTACAATAACAAGAGCTGAGTGGAGATTGCAACTTAATGGCCTATAAACAAATGTATCTAGTTCAATATATTGCGGTGATCTAAGGTGAAGTTCAAAGATGATGCAAGTGCACACTCAGAATGCACAAGCATTACTTATAGGGCACCACACCATGTTCTCAAGGAAAACAGACTCAAATCTCATATATCAGGTGCAGCAAACTATACCAGTCAACAAAGGACAAGCAACAAAGAGCTTATTACTTCTGCGgatgataacaaattaaaaatctcaagTTTAGACAATGAGATAACTTGTATGAATTAATTCTGATCGGGTACTTAACCATCTCTAAGAATAGGAAAGGTCCATTGGCCCCACATGATCACCCCAAAGAAAagtgcagtttttttttttaaaaaaaaaaaaaaaaaaaaaaaaaacctaaacaaACACATTTTTGTATTGGCAAGCATGCTGTAATCATGACAGTATAATCCCAACAACCATTTacataatgagaaaataatgattttaaagGCTCATTAAGCAAATCCCTTGATGTTGTCGAGAAACAGAATTGAAGGAAGCAAAGTGAAACGCTGAGccaatgagatgaattatacATACCTGTACTGGCTTCCTCCTCAGTACTTGAAATGCTTCAGCCCTCATTGATAAAAATCTAAGAAATTTTTTAGTTAGTATATTTTCAAGTTCATCTGCCTGCTTTACCTATAAAACAGGAAAAATGCTTTTAAGAACAGAATGGGAGAAAGATTGCAATCCGTATATTTATGATCTTATGCACATAAAACTTCTTTCATATATGAATAGGTAAACCTATCCCAGAAATGTGAGGAACAAGATAAAGAAAGATACACAATCTCAGAGCTTAAATGAAGCTTTGCATGAGTGAAGTTTGAGCTCAATTATAGGCAATTCTGACCAAGTTCAAAAAACTTTAAGCTGGTCTTTCTTCAACAGAAACTGTATATGCCCTTACTTGGGTTTGGacgtttctttctttctatacgtaaaatatttctaagaagTTTAAAGTCTTCTTATTCCATGAAAAGAACCAGGACAAAAATACCTCCAATCTTTCAACTTTTCCATCCTAAATCTCTAACAATTACATCATAAGCATGAAGATCATGAGAGGTATACACCTGATGACCTGTTGCTTTCACTACTTTATGGCAAACACAacacacctcaacaaaatatataatacttactTTTGGCACTAAAATTTCtctctttatattttgcaaaatGAACCCATCAAATATTGCACCTTATGTATTTACCGGATGTTCTGACTTTTTATGAAAGAAGTTGGAATTCTTCATATGTAATTTAGGTTTAAACTTCTGAAAACGTTTGTACAACAATCAAtgatcataatattattaattgacTACCATACGCCTATGCATTTTGGCACATATGGAAATCAAAGTTGACATAAATAGCAGAATCCACAAGTTCCACTATAACTTCATATACGAAAACTTTATAACAAGTTCCTTTCAAATACTGCAACAGCTCTTGACAACATGTATCCTTATATACATAGGGTCGGGTGGACATATCATGAGTCATCATGTCATTTTTCACCACTTCAGAGATCTTTACTTTCAAGGGAGTTTCAGAATATCAATGAAAATCTCACTCAGATTTTGTGGAATGCACCGTTTCCACTGCTATCGTATGAAAGTTACAACATAATGGTATGTTGGAAAAGCTCAAGTAAATTTGGGAAGATTCACCTTGCTCCTATTCCTATGTTGATACATTCCTGATTTTATCTTAGAATTATTTTGTCTAAAGCCTTAAAGTAGCCTTCTATATGGTTGAACCCCCTACCAAGAGCCATAGAAACAACAACCCTAGAGCCATCAGGAAATATACTTTAGAGAAACCTCATACAAAAAAGACCACTACAAAGGGTTGAATCGTGAGAAAACGTAGACGATCACCATGGGTGGAACCATCTACTTTGATCATGTATTTTAGGTTCTATGTTCGTTCTATATGCAAtcagaattataaaaaaaggcAATAAAGGATCTCAAGTCACCATTCAGCTCGGAAGAGCATTTTGAGAATTGgcagatcatcttcttcttcactgtGATGTGGTTAAGGCTTTATGGGATAAAATCTATACTAGGCTTGGTATTTCATGGgtaatgcctaggagggtggtagATTTATTGTCATGTTGGAGAGGAATTCGGGGCAATTGTCAAATCgcggctgtttggaagatggtgcctctatgtttaatgtggtgtactTAGAACGAGAGGAATGGTCACTATTTTGATAATAGGGAACGTTCGATGGGAGGGTTTAgggactttttctttcatacattgttactttgggcttcagccattgtattgaatgggatttttttaatgacttttatgctgtTGTTCACagcttagcttgtaattaggttcctctcttgtatacttcatgtgtacttgggccttGCCTAATTATatggattaataaattcttcttacttataaaaaataaagtcacCATTTAGCTCGGTAAGCACAATAAAGCATCCAACATCAATAGCTTGGATTCACCTTGAGGCTTATGCGCAATGAATTGATAGAAGTTTCTATTAAGCATTTCTCTGCCTCATTTCGACATATCAAAACCTACAATAGCAATAAATAGGTATAAAACACAATTAAgggacaaaaattaaaaaaagtaaagagataAAGTAAAAAAGTGCAAATTATAGGTTAATAAAGGAAGATTCAGTCAGTCCTAGAAACAGCGGCAGCAGCGCGAGCAGTTaacaacaaggaaaaaaaaaaacctttttttcataaataagatCAGCTTTTATTGATAAAACGAAGGGCATAAGGAGTATATGAGGGATGCGTCTAAACTGCAAAAACTAAAGAGATCTAGAACAATCCTAGAAACTAGAAATAGACAAAGGAAAACAATTATGAGCCGTCATTCAATGGTAAATGGTGTCTAGGCAGTCTCTCAAGGTCCACCACCGACTTCTCACAATCATTACATTAGAAAggaatataaaaactaaaaatctcatttgCACAACTAACTTCAACTTGGCATGGAAGTGCTCCCACTAAAAGGGCTAGTTGCCAAGGAGAAAGTCCAGGTGAAGGTATGtgcctaaattattttagtgaaaCCATAAACGATAGTTGCCAAagaaaaagtccaaaaaaaaagGCTTCTATAAATGCCTCACAACATTCGGCAGAACTGATATTTGGTGATCCAGAATCGGGCACTGAAAGATGGAGCATAACATAGTGTCACCAGACGAGAGGGTATACCACCCAAAAATTTTCCTCAtggtttttccttttatttcatttttcttttaactgCAA encodes the following:
- the LOC121246193 gene encoding actin-related protein 2/3 complex subunit 4 isoform X1; translated protein: MANTLRLYLTCIRNTLEAAMCLQNFPCQEVERHNKPEVELKTSPELLLNPVLICRNEAEKCLIETSINSLRISLKVKQADELENILTKKFLRFLSMRAEAFQVLRRKPVQGYDISFLITNYHYEDMQKHKLIDFIVQFMEDIDKEISELKMSVNTRGRLVATEFLKQFI
- the LOC121246193 gene encoding actin-related protein 2/3 complex subunit 4 isoform X2, which produces MANTLRLYLTCIRNTLEAAMCLQNFPCQEVERHNKPEVELKTSPELLLNPVKQADELENILTKKFLRFLSMRAEAFQVLRRKPVQGYDISFLITNYHYEDMQKHKLIDFIVQFMEDIDKEISELKMSVNTRGRLVATEFLKQFI